A single window of Vibrio sp. SCSIO 43137 DNA harbors:
- a CDS encoding GNAT family N-acetyltransferase, protein MEIKVDDLSGGEVIKLLEEHLADMYATSPSESVHALDVEALKSPEITFFSGWLNNELQGCLAIKELSSEHIELKSMRTSGLSRKAGVASKLLTYALNTAIDQGYRKVSLETGTQDYFRPARNLYQKFGFTYCGPFSDYKEDPHSYFMTRLLTEKLISQ, encoded by the coding sequence ATGGAAATTAAAGTAGACGATCTATCAGGTGGTGAGGTTATTAAGCTGCTCGAAGAGCACTTGGCAGATATGTATGCCACGTCACCATCAGAAAGTGTCCATGCATTGGATGTGGAAGCTCTGAAATCACCGGAGATAACCTTCTTTAGTGGTTGGCTTAATAATGAACTGCAAGGTTGTCTTGCGATTAAAGAGCTAAGCTCTGAGCATATTGAACTTAAGTCTATGCGAACATCTGGTTTGTCGCGTAAAGCCGGTGTTGCTAGCAAGCTTCTGACTTATGCGCTTAATACTGCCATTGACCAAGGCTATAGGAAGGTCAGTTTAGAAACGGGTACTCAAGACTATTTCCGGCCTGCGCGTAATCTCTACCAGAAATTTGGCTTTACCTATTGCGGACCTTTCTCTGATTATAAGGAAGATCCCCATAGTTACTTTATGACACGGCTATTGACTGAGAAACTCATATCGCAATAA
- a CDS encoding helix-turn-helix domain-containing protein gives MFPFAFCHQTRKLNQSGPNQGFEVVNFEREPINLFAAEVRHCELHWHTASELICVVKGAFSCMVNGQTVVIKKGGMVYISPNEIHSLQAEQPNSQLITVQFSPALHHHLHSKVHLDYCVASLSAHRSEDKHVWHAMLTLALEHEATGDFVSFYRMSLIYKLFSQIEQASKPIDKKGLTESAKDEQIIKECLSYIDLHYMEPLSLRDLSDKAGLSYHYFSRLFKNVCGFNFKEYLTFVRVSKSVTLLYDTTQAITDIAYQSGLRI, from the coding sequence ATGTTCCCTTTTGCTTTTTGCCATCAAACACGAAAGTTAAACCAATCTGGTCCGAATCAGGGGTTTGAGGTGGTTAATTTTGAAAGGGAACCTATTAATCTTTTTGCAGCAGAAGTGCGCCATTGTGAACTACACTGGCATACCGCATCTGAATTAATCTGCGTTGTTAAAGGCGCATTTAGTTGTATGGTAAATGGCCAGACAGTAGTGATAAAAAAAGGCGGCATGGTATATATCAGCCCCAATGAAATTCACTCTTTGCAGGCAGAACAACCTAATAGCCAGCTAATTACAGTGCAGTTTTCTCCAGCCCTTCACCACCACCTGCATAGTAAAGTTCACCTTGACTACTGCGTTGCATCCTTGTCAGCTCACCGATCAGAAGACAAACACGTCTGGCATGCTATGTTAACCCTTGCGCTAGAGCATGAAGCAACGGGAGATTTTGTTTCTTTTTATAGAATGTCGTTAATTTATAAACTGTTCAGCCAGATAGAACAGGCAAGTAAACCTATAGACAAAAAGGGCTTAACAGAGAGTGCCAAGGATGAGCAGATAATTAAGGAGTGCTTAAGTTATATTGATCTTCACTATATGGAGCCCCTTTCCTTGCGTGATTTATCAGATAAAGCCGGGCTGAGTTACCACTATTTTTCTCGTTTGTTTAAAAACGTCTGTGGCTTTAACTTTAAAGAGTACCTGACGTTTGTCCGGGTCAGTAAGAGTGTCACACTACTTTACGATACCACCCAGGCCATCACTGATATTGCCTATCAATCCGGATTGCGGATATAG